The sequence below is a genomic window from Barrientosiimonas humi.
GCGCTGCGGCGGTGGCAGCGGCGCGACGAGGTGCCCTTTCAGATCCACCCGGGCGACCTCGGCTGGCACCAGTGGGACGGCCCTGCCGCGACGGCGGTCGACGTGCGCACCTGGCGGCGTGACGGTGAGCTGGTCGCGGTCGGCTTCCTCGACACCCCTGAGGTGCTCCGGCTCGGCATCGCGCCCGAGCTGAGCAGCGACGAAGACCTCGCTGGACGGATCGCTGCCGACCTCCTGGCACCCGACGCCGGCGTGCTCCCCGCCGGCGAGGTGAGCGTCGAGGCCCACACCGGCGTACGACTGAAGCAGCTGCTCGCCGACGCCGGCTGGGCCGACGACGAGCCGTGGACCCAGCTGCGGCGCGACCTCACCGATCCCGTGGAGCTGCCGCCCGGGCTGCGGGTCGAGGTGGTGGACGGGCGGAACGTCAGCGAGCGCACGGCCGTTCACCGCTCGGCGTTCGGGAGTGCGCGGTTCACCGACGAACGGTGGCGGACGGTGGCGGCGAGCCCCGCGTACGCCGGTGCGTGTTGCCTGCTCGGCTACGACGAGGACGACGTCCCGGTGGCCGCCATCACCGTGTGGTCGGCGGGAGAGGGCGTGCCCGGACTCATCGAGCCGATGGGCGTGCACGCCGACCACCGGGGGCGCGGGTTCGGCACGGCGATCACCCTCGCGGGCGCTGCCCGGCTGCGCGAGATGGGAGCATCCAGCGCGGACGTCGCGACGCCGAGCTCGAACACCGGGGGAGTGGCGACCTACGTCGCGGCGGGGATGTCCGTGCTGGGCGAGGTGCACGACAAGCGTCGGGGCTGAGCCGGCAGCGGTGGTGCTGCGAGACTGACGGCGTGTGGCGTGTGGCGTGGTCGATCTCGCCGTCGTTCCTGCGCTACTGGCGGGCGGCGGCAGTGTCCGGACTGGGCACGTACGTCACGCTGTTCGCGCTCCAGGCCCTCGTGGTGCTCGACCTCGACGGCACGGCCAGCGACGTCGGGTGGCTCAGCTCCGCTCGCTGGTTGCCGTTCCTGGTGTTCGGGCTGATCGTCGGGGCGGTCGTCGACGGCAGGAAGCGGCTCCCGCTGCTCGTGCGAACCCACCTGCTGCAGGCTGTGCTGCTGCTCGCCGTCCCGGCGCTGTGGTGGGTGGACCTGCTGTCGCTGCCGGTGCTGCTGGTCGTCGTGTTCGTCTACGGCACGGTGTCGGTCGTGAGCGGCGCGGCCGAGATGTCGCTGCTGCCGCGCCTGCTCGAGCGCCGCCAGCTGCAGCCCGCGCACGCGCGGGTCGACGGTGCCGACGCCGTGGCATCGACCGCCGGGCCGGCGCTCGGCGGCGCTCTCGTCAGCGCGGTCGGCGCGCCCGTCGCCGTGCTGCTCGACTCGCTGACCTACCTCTACTCCGCGCTCACCCTGCGCGGCATCCAGCTCGACGAGCCGCCCGCCCGCACCGGCGTGACCGTGCGCGGGCTCCTGCGCGACGCGGTCGACGGATTCCGTTACGCCTACGGCGCTTCCGGCCTCGCGGTGCTCGCGATCGCGACCCATGGTTGGTTCGTCGGCAACGCGATCATCGGGGTCGTGCTCGCGCCGTACGCCCTGCGCAACCTCGACCTCTCGGCGTTCCAGTTCGGTCTGGTCGGCGCGGTCGGCGGGGTGGGAGCCGTCCTGGGCGCCGCAGTCACCACCTGGGTCGGCCGGCGCCTCGGCACGGGGCGGACGATCATCCTGTGCCACGTGGTCACCGCCCTGGGCGTGGTCGCGATGGTCGGCGCAGGCAGCCGCGCGTCCGGCGCTTGGGCGATGACGTTGCTCATGCTGGGCCAGGGGCTTTACGGACTCGCGATGGGCATGAGCAACTCGCACGAGATGAGCTATCGGCAGCTGGTCACCCCCGACGAGCTGCAGGCGCGCACGAACACCACGCTGCGGTCGCTCAATCGGACGGTCATGGTCGTCGTCGCGCCCGTCGCGGGAATCCTGGCTGATGCGTGGGGGATTCGCCCGATGCTGGTCGTCGCCGCGGCCGTGTTTGCGCTGGTCGCCGCCGGCCTGGCCGCCACGTCGTTCCGCAACGTCCGGGCGCCGGTCTGACGCCGAGGCATAGACGGATCGCCGCGCCGCCGGTGAACTGGTGGCATGACCGCAGTCGGTTCCGTTGCGATGTTCGCCGCCACGATCACGGTGGGACTCACCGCCGGCCTGTTCTTCGCGTTCGCGGTCGCGGTCATGCCGGGGCTTGCGCGCACCGACGCAGCCACGTTCGTGCCTGCCATGCAGCGGATCAACGTGGCCATCGTCAACCCCGTGTTCCTCGTCGTGTTCCTCGGGCCGCTGCCGATGCTGGTGCTCGGCGCGGCGCGCGGGCCGTCGCGGACGTGGGCGACCGCGGCTCTGGTGCTGTACGCCGTGACGGTCGCCATCACGGTGGCCGGCAACATCCCGCTCAACAACGCGCTCATGAAGGTCCCGACCGACCAGGGCGGCGCGATCCTCGAGGCCGGGCGAGCAGAGTTCGAGACCCGGTGGAACCGGCTGCACCTGATCCGAACGGTGGCCGTGATCGTGTCGTTCGTCTGCTGTCTCGCCGCCCTGCGTTCGGGGTGAGAGAGCCGCGCCGGCATGGGTCCTGGTCCGGAAAGCGACTGGCACCAAACAGGTTCGAGCGTCAGCATGGCCATCGTGGCACCCACGACCGATCTGAGCGACGAGCTTCTGCGCCGGCTGGCCGACGACCTGGTCCGCGTCGACGGTGTCGTCGCTGTCGCCCTCGGCGGTAGCCGGGCTCGGGGCACGCACGGCCCGTCGTCGGACTACGACCTCGGCGTCTACTCCGAGCCTGACCGCCTCGACCTGGCCGCCCTGGGTGGTGTGGCGCGGGCATGGGCCCAGGAGGACGTACGAATCGCTCGGCCCGGGGAGTGGGGGCCTTGGGTCGACGGGGGAGCCTGGCTCACCGTGCACGGGCGTGCGGTCGACTGGATCCTGCGGGACGTGCAGCGGGTCGCTGAGCAGTGCCGGAGGGCGCAGGCCGGGGAGTTCGGTTTCCACACGCAGCCCGGGCATCCGCTCGGGTTCCTGGACGTGAGCTACGCCGGCGAGGTGGCCATCGGACATCCGTTGGCCGACCCGTCCGGATGGCTCGCGTCGCGCCAGCGAAGCGTCGATCCCTATCCCGCCGCGTTGCGACGGGCGCTCGTCGCTCACACCTGGCAGGTCGACTTCCTGCTCGGCGCCGCGCGCAAGGGCGCTGCCCGGGGTGACGCGGCGTACGTCGCACTGTGCTGCTCGCAGGCGGCGATGTTCTGCGCGCACGGGTGGCACGCGCGTGCCGGGGTGTGGGTGGTCAACGAGAAGGGGGTCCTCGCAGGGGTCGATCGTCTCGGCGTCGAGCTGGCCGGCTTCAGCGGGGCCGTCCACAGCGTGCTCGGGCGCCTCGGGGAGACCCCGGACGAGCTGCTCGCGTCGGTGGAGCGGCTGCAGACGGTGCTCGGCGAGTCGGTCAGCCGGCTGAGCCGGGACGGAGGCGGCGGGGAACAGAGCTGAGCTGGTCGTACGCCGCCGCACGCCAACCCGTCGGGTCGTCGCCGGCGGGGATGAGCAGGAGTGAGTACCAGAGCGTGAGCACGTCCCACCAGTCGCGCTCGGTCGGGCTGAGCGGGCGCACGTCCTCGTAGCCCGTGAGAAACGTTGCGCGGACGTCCGCGGACACCGGTCCCCAGTCGCGAAACCGGGTGCCGAGCAGGACTGCGGCTCGGGCGATCTCGTGGATGCAGCGATCGACCCGGGCTTCCTCGAGGTCGAGGACAGCCACGACGGTGCCGCCGTCGCACAGGACGCTCGACGCGCGGAAGTCGCCGTGCAGAAGCTGCGTGGGGAGTGTCTCCGTGGGAGCCGCGTCGACCATCTGACGGAGCACCGTCACGGCGACAGGCGGCACGTGCTCTCCGGCGGTGTCGAGCCAGCTCGTGACACGGTCGCCGAGTGCTGCGCGATCGTCTTCGCTCTCGAGAAAGGTTGTGCTGCCTGAACATTCGTTCATCGCTAGATGAAACTGCGCGAGCGTGCTTCCTGCGGCGAGCACCTGCTCAGGATCGTCGACGTCGAGATGCTGGGCGTCGATCACGTGCTGCAGCGACACGGCGGCGCCGTCGACGGTGACCTGGAGCGCGCCACTGCAAGCGGGCAGCGGCGCGGAGACCGGGAGCCCGCGTGCGGCCAGCCACTGGGTCAGGTCAGCGACCTGGCCCAACCGCGGGAACCGGGACGGCGCCACCGACCACTTCGCGAGCACCCTGCCACTGGGCGTCGTGACCCAGGCGAGCGCGTTGTAGTCACTCATGACGATGCGGTCGCACGACTCGACGGACAGGCCCCAGCCGTCGTACACCGTGCGGGCGATCCACCGACCCGCGGCCGCGGCGTCGGGAAACCCGAACCGGGCGTCGAGCGTGCGCATCGGGTCAAGGTCTTCCCACAGCATCTCGACGGGCGGCACGGGGGAGTCGGGCACGGGTCTGATCATGTCCGGTCTCGTGGGCGGGGACATGCCGGTGTCAGTGGCCGGTGCAATAATGGCCACAAATATGATGTTCAATGTGGCCACGGGAGGGCGAGGATGACGCAGGTAGGCGTCCGCGAGCTGCGTGATGGGCTGAGCCGGCACCTCGCCGCGGTTCGTGAGGGGCGGACCATCACGGTGACCGACCACGGGCGCCCGGTGGCGCGGCTCGTCCCTGTCGGTGCTCCGACGAACCTCGAAAGGTTGGTAGCAGAAGGCAAGGTCACACCCGCGCGTCGGAAGCGGCGCCCGCTGCCTGCGCCCCTGGAGACGGCCGGGGGAGTGAGTGACCTGATCGCCCAGCAGCGCCGGTGATCGCCTACCTGGACACCTCGGCGATCGTGCCGTTGCTCGTCGCCGAGCCGAGCACGTCTTTATGCCAACGGATCTGGCAGGACGCGGATCGGCTGGTGAGTTCCGCGCTGGCGTACGTCGAAGCGGCGGCCGCCCTTGCCATGGCGCAGCGACAGCTGCGGATCACCTCCAAGGAGCGCGAGATCGCCTGGTCGCGCTTCACCGAGATCTGGCCTGACGTGGACATCGTGGAGGTGGATACCCAGCTGCTCGTGACGGCAGCAGAGCTGACGAGCGAGTTCTCGTTGCGTGGTTATGACGCGGTGCACTGCGCGTCGGCCAAGCTCATCGACGACCCTGACCTCGTGGTGGCGGCCGGTGACGCGCAGCTGCTTGACGCCTGGTCGCGCCTCGGGCTTGCAGTGCTCGACGTCAACCAGGGTTGAGATCGACGTCGTTCTGACGGTCCTGCCAGTCGCGAGCCAGGTCCATGAGCTCGGCGATGACGGGTCCCTTGCCGGCGCGGTAGGCAGGCCGGTCGCGGGCGTCGGTGGCTGCAAGCGAGTGCTTGAGCCGTGCGTAGCGGCGCGCGTCGTCGGGGTGCGCCCGCAGGTAGTCGCGGAACAGCACCCAGTCGCGCCAGGCCGGCGAGGCCTGCTCCACGACGTGCAGGTGGTGCGTGCGCCGTTCGACGCTCGGGAAGCACAGCGACCACTTGCGCTGGTCGGCGTCACCAGGTTCCGGAGCGGCGACCCAGGACAGATGTTCGAGCCGCTGGGGCGCGTCGGTGAACGCGGCGTAGTCGTCGACCAGCGCCAGCATGTCGATGATCGGCTTGGCCGCCAGGCCAGGGACCGATGTCGACCCGATGTGCTGGATGGGTGCCACGAGCACGTCGGCCAGGTCGGACTCAAGCGCTGCCTTCTGCGTCGCAAACGACGACGGCCAGGCCGGGTCGTACGGCTGGATCACGATGGGGTCCTGGCGCACGTGAGCAGCCTGTCACGCCCGGACCTTCGTCCTCAGATGAACCGGAAGGGACAGGAGCTAATGAGCCGGAAGTAGTGAATGACGTGCGTGGCCGGAGCGACCTCTGCCGAGTGTCTGGCCATAGATCAGGGGAGGCCCAAAACACCCGAGCCCCTTGGTCTCCAGACAAGATGGTATTAATCGATACTCTCGCGGCATGACGAGCACCGACTGGGTCAAGTGGCACGAGGCGTACGGCCGTGAGGGGTCTGGTCTGGGCGATCGGCTTGCCGCAGTCCAGGCACAAATCGTGCGGCGACTCGATGACACAGCCCCGATGCCCTTGAGAGTAGTGAGCGCGTGCGCTGGTGACGGCCGCGATCTGCTGGGAGCGCTGGCCGGCCGAGCTGACGCCGACCGGGTCAGTGCCTTCCTCGTCGAGTGCAACACCGAACTCGCGACGCGCGCGGAGTCGGCCGCGCTCGCACTGCCCGCTCGGATCGTGGTTCATGAGGGCAATGCAGCGAAGAGTGATGTCTACGCGGGTTCGGTGCCAGCCGACTTGGTCTTGCTCTGCGGCATCTTCGGCAACATCAGTGATCCGGACATTCAGAGGGTGATTCGGGCCGCGCCGCAGTTGTGCGCGAAGGGCGCCGAGGTTGTCTGGACCCGACACCGTGGCGGCGAATCCGATGTGACACTGCAGATTCGATCGTGGTTCGCGGACGCTGGCTTTGAGGAGGTGGCCTTCATCGCTCCTGATTCGGCGGACACGTGGTCGGTTGGGGTTCACCGCCTCGTAGGCCCAGTGGCTGACCTAGAGCTCGGCCAGGAGTGGTTCCGCTTCTTTCGCTAGGTCGCCCGCCGGGTTACGACTGACTCCGCGTGAGGTGAACGCCGATAATCGACATTATGTCAACTAGTAGTCTGCGTATCGCGTCATCGCCGCGGCAAGATGGCCGCCGCTCCCCCGGTCTGCCGACCTCGGACCAGAAAACTCGTGACCGTCCGTCAGCCACCAACACACGCTCCCCCTGGCACTCATCGTGACTTGTAGACCCGCGCCCGGTGCCCGATTCGACTCACGACGACTTCCTGCGCCTGGTCGTCGATCACGTACAGGATGCGGTAGTCGCCGCGCCGAGCCGACCACTGCCCTTCGAAGTCATCGCGAAGAGGCTTGCCGACGCGGTGAGGGTTGCCGACCAGCGGGCCGTAGATGAACTCGATGATCGCCGGGGTCACCCTGGGCGGCACCTGATCCAGGTCGCGGATCGCTGCGGCCGAGAGCAGAGCTGTGAAGCTCACGCCTTCCCTACGCCATACCGGCGGCGGACGGCTCCTTCATCCCACAGTTCGCCTCGCTCGCGCTCGGCCAGAGCCTCGTCGGACGCCTCGCGTGCGCCGGGCTGCGACTGCCAGTGCAACGTCTCCTCGATGGACTCCAGGTCCTCCACCGAGATCAGCACGGCTGCAGGCTTTCCTCGACGGGTGATGGTCACTCGCTCGTGGGTGTTCACGGCGGAGTCGATCAACTCGTTCAGCTTCGCCTTGGCTTCGGTCAGCGGCAGCGTCGTGCTCATGCCCTTCAGGTTACACGATCGAACCTGAATACGGATCTGGACAGATCTGAAAACAGTGCCTCGCGATTTCAAGCCGCCGCCCGAT
It includes:
- a CDS encoding MFS transporter, giving the protein MWRVAWSISPSFLRYWRAAAVSGLGTYVTLFALQALVVLDLDGTASDVGWLSSARWLPFLVFGLIVGAVVDGRKRLPLLVRTHLLQAVLLLAVPALWWVDLLSLPVLLVVVFVYGTVSVVSGAAEMSLLPRLLERRQLQPAHARVDGADAVASTAGPALGGALVSAVGAPVAVLLDSLTYLYSALTLRGIQLDEPPARTGVTVRGLLRDAVDGFRYAYGASGLAVLAIATHGWFVGNAIIGVVLAPYALRNLDLSAFQFGLVGAVGGVGAVLGAAVTTWVGRRLGTGRTIILCHVVTALGVVAMVGAGSRASGAWAMTLLMLGQGLYGLAMGMSNSHEMSYRQLVTPDELQARTNTTLRSLNRTVMVVVAPVAGILADAWGIRPMLVVAAAVFALVAAGLAATSFRNVRAPV
- a CDS encoding type II toxin-antitoxin system RelE family toxin, with the translated sequence MSFTALLSAAAIRDLDQVPPRVTPAIIEFIYGPLVGNPHRVGKPLRDDFEGQWSARRGDYRILYVIDDQAQEVVVSRIGHRARVYKSR
- a CDS encoding GNAT family N-acetyltransferase, which produces MSIELATPTADELPEAADALRRWQRRDEVPFQIHPGDLGWHQWDGPAATAVDVRTWRRDGELVAVGFLDTPEVLRLGIAPELSSDEDLAGRIAADLLAPDAGVLPAGEVSVEAHTGVRLKQLLADAGWADDEPWTQLRRDLTDPVELPPGLRVEVVDGRNVSERTAVHRSAFGSARFTDERWRTVAASPAYAGACCLLGYDEDDVPVAAITVWSAGEGVPGLIEPMGVHADHRGRGFGTAITLAGAARLREMGASSADVATPSSNTGGVATYVAAGMSVLGEVHDKRRG
- a CDS encoding nucleotidyltransferase domain-containing protein, translated to MAPTTDLSDELLRRLADDLVRVDGVVAVALGGSRARGTHGPSSDYDLGVYSEPDRLDLAALGGVARAWAQEDVRIARPGEWGPWVDGGAWLTVHGRAVDWILRDVQRVAEQCRRAQAGEFGFHTQPGHPLGFLDVSYAGEVAIGHPLADPSGWLASRQRSVDPYPAALRRALVAHTWQVDFLLGAARKGAARGDAAYVALCCSQAAMFCAHGWHARAGVWVVNEKGVLAGVDRLGVELAGFSGAVHSVLGRLGETPDELLASVERLQTVLGESVSRLSRDGGGGEQS
- a CDS encoding DUF1772 domain-containing protein; protein product: MTAVGSVAMFAATITVGLTAGLFFAFAVAVMPGLARTDAATFVPAMQRINVAIVNPVFLVVFLGPLPMLVLGAARGPSRTWATAALVLYAVTVAITVAGNIPLNNALMKVPTDQGGAILEAGRAEFETRWNRLHLIRTVAVIVSFVCCLAALRSG
- a CDS encoding type II toxin-antitoxin system Phd/YefM family antitoxin, whose protein sequence is MTQVGVRELRDGLSRHLAAVREGRTITVTDHGRPVARLVPVGAPTNLERLVAEGKVTPARRKRRPLPAPLETAGGVSDLIAQQRR
- a CDS encoding GrpB family protein, giving the protein MRQDPIVIQPYDPAWPSSFATQKAALESDLADVLVAPIQHIGSTSVPGLAAKPIIDMLALVDDYAAFTDAPQRLEHLSWVAAPEPGDADQRKWSLCFPSVERRTHHLHVVEQASPAWRDWVLFRDYLRAHPDDARRYARLKHSLAATDARDRPAYRAGKGPVIAELMDLARDWQDRQNDVDLNPG
- a CDS encoding type II toxin-antitoxin system VapC family toxin, giving the protein MIAYLDTSAIVPLLVAEPSTSLCQRIWQDADRLVSSALAYVEAAAALAMAQRQLRITSKEREIAWSRFTEIWPDVDIVEVDTQLLVTAAELTSEFSLRGYDAVHCASAKLIDDPDLVVAAGDAQLLDAWSRLGLAVLDVNQG
- a CDS encoding phosphotransferase — translated: MPDSPVPPVEMLWEDLDPMRTLDARFGFPDAAAAGRWIARTVYDGWGLSVESCDRIVMSDYNALAWVTTPSGRVLAKWSVAPSRFPRLGQVADLTQWLAARGLPVSAPLPACSGALQVTVDGAAVSLQHVIDAQHLDVDDPEQVLAAGSTLAQFHLAMNECSGSTTFLESEDDRAALGDRVTSWLDTAGEHVPPVAVTVLRQMVDAAPTETLPTQLLHGDFRASSVLCDGGTVVAVLDLEEARVDRCIHEIARAAVLLGTRFRDWGPVSADVRATFLTGYEDVRPLSPTERDWWDVLTLWYSLLLIPAGDDPTGWRAAAYDQLSSVPRRLRPGSAG
- a CDS encoding class I SAM-dependent methyltransferase; amino-acid sequence: MTSTDWVKWHEAYGREGSGLGDRLAAVQAQIVRRLDDTAPMPLRVVSACAGDGRDLLGALAGRADADRVSAFLVECNTELATRAESAALALPARIVVHEGNAAKSDVYAGSVPADLVLLCGIFGNISDPDIQRVIRAAPQLCAKGAEVVWTRHRGGESDVTLQIRSWFADAGFEEVAFIAPDSADTWSVGVHRLVGPVADLELGQEWFRFFR
- a CDS encoding type II toxin-antitoxin system Phd/YefM family antitoxin — protein: MSTTLPLTEAKAKLNELIDSAVNTHERVTITRRGKPAAVLISVEDLESIEETLHWQSQPGAREASDEALAERERGELWDEGAVRRRYGVGKA